Proteins found in one Zonotrichia leucophrys gambelii isolate GWCS_2022_RI chromosome 28, RI_Zleu_2.0, whole genome shotgun sequence genomic segment:
- the MRPL54 gene encoding large ribosomal subunit protein mL54, with the protein MAARALLRAAGAVLRASARGYAKKPAAKSKGKGVPKEALKGPEVCTDPTMLATHAMGVNYFKEGPEVALKPESEYPDWLFKIHLGPPKKLEELDPDSLEYWRRLRKYNTWQRNKLKKGKKL; encoded by the exons ATGGCCGCCCGGGCGCTGCTGCGGGCGGCGGGAGCTGTGCTCCGTGCCTCGGCCCGCGGCTACGCCAAGAAACCCG CCGCCAAGTCCAAAGGCAAGGGTGTGCCGAAGGAGGCGTTGAAGGGGCCGGAGGTGTGCACCGACCCCACCATGCTCGCCACCCATGCCATGGGGGTCAACTACTTCAAGGAGGGTCCGGAGGTGGCCCTGAAGCCCGAGTCCGAGTACCCCGACTG GCTCTTTAAGATCCACCTCGGGCCCCCCAagaagctggaggagctggaccCCGACTCACTCGAGTACTGGAGGCGCCTGCGGAAGTACAACACATGGCAGCGCAACAAGTTGAAGAAGGGCAAGAAGCTGtag
- the APBA3 gene encoding amyloid-beta A4 precursor protein-binding family A member 3 isoform X1 translates to MDTGTTMDFQAAALPTPGGGGDESAEPRAMDTEDGPDAPGRCGGGGRPEEPSRSAPQPGSGSGPEGPGPAAAPELAGGAGGRTELCRGSGRAMEAEEVPEAPQGSARWEPGASSASRGTGRPRSPSSADPAGMELDETPEPCARPAPGAEWAEDVEDEPSEIQGLLAQLETLDPNLRDCPSAPEQGSPSRSGSGARRGRGQCPGRCRPCPLHVATGRGLATRPCCPQHSGCHRPCHGLLFAEADREDLLSLLCYEGGLPEACAETPLAHSDVLAGTNLEMLQAREDPAAVEKPEGLGRPESSEEEPSGSWCYGEGLCEDDSACEAAREGSPEPAWAALPSALVAGTEQPPQSTMTNRESPSSCPAFKEVPGPCDPEDLLDGVIFGAKYLGSTQLASERNPPTSVRMAQAQEAVDRIKAPEGESQPMTEVDLFVSTQRIKVLTADTQEAMMDHSLQTISYIADIGSLVVLMARRKLPRRSEAAEEKRLYKMICHVFHSPDAQVIAQAIGQAFGVAYQRFLEANSIDPSELSPRQYSRALQDQEQHNTELTHFSRQENCKDVCIRKQKGEILGIAVVESGWGSILPTVVIANLMHGGPAERSGELSIGDRLMSVNGTSLVGLPLGTCQSIIRELKHQTEVTLNIVHCPPVTTAVIRRPDSKYQLGFCVENGVPSNPPDLQPDARGHRGAGRHPRGAPHHRDQRAERGGHAARQDHPDPHRGRQRGAHQDHASLHVPSADRAGAAPLPLSHRAWGRQDEPRAAGAGLALPSASALQQNPEQGLSLHLFCFTQDTVGHWGLIPSLSSTKVCGATLWAPLPLQLPLPSSECLHSACPAAAQGPSPWPSACGR, encoded by the exons ATGGATACCGGCACCACCATGGACTTCCAGGCGGCCGCGCTCCCTAcccccggcggcggcggtgaTGAGAGCGCGGAGCCGCGGGCCATGGACACGGAGGACGGACCGGACGCCCCTGGGCGCTGTGGAGGCGGCGGGCGGCCGGAGGAGCCCTCCCGTAGCGCCCCGCAGCCCGGCAGCGGCTCCGGGCCGGAGGGGCCGGGGCCCGCCGCAGCCCCGGAGCtggcggggggcgcgggcggACGGACCGAGCTGTGCCGGGGCTCGGGAAGGGCGATGGAAGCGGAGGAGGTGCCCGAGGCGCCGCAGGGCTCTGCCCGCTGGGAGCCCGGTGCCAGCAGCGCCTCTCGGGGCACGGGGCGCCCCCGGAGCCCCAGCAGCGCCGACCCCGCGGGCATGGAGCTGGATGAGACCCCCGAGCCCTGCGCCCGCCCCGCACCGGGGGCCGAGTGGGCCGAGGATGTGGAGGACGAACCCTCGGAGATCCAAGGGCTCCTGGCTCAGCTTGAGACCCTCGACCCCAACCTCCGTGACTGCCCGTCcgccccagagcagggctcgCCATCCCGCTCGGGCTCCGgtgcccggcggggccgcgggcagtGCCCGGGCCGGTGCCGGCCGTGCCCGCTGCACGTGGCCACGGGCCGGGGCCTGGCGACGCGTCCGTGCTGCCCGCAGCACTCCGGCTGCCACCGGCCCTGCCACGGGCTGCTCTTCGCCGAGGCTGACCGGGAGGACTTGCTGAGCCTCCTGTGCTACGAGGGGGGACTGCCCGAGGCTTGTGCCGAGACCCCCTTGGCCCACTCCGATGTCCTGGCTGGGACCAacctggagatgctgcaggcTCGGGAGGACCCAGCCGCTGTGGAGAAGCCTGAAGGGCTGGGGAGGCCAGAGAGCTCAGAGGAAGAACCTTCTGGCAGCTGGTGTTACGGAGAGGGGCTTTGCGAGGACGATTCTGCCTGCGAGGCTGCTCGGGAAGGTTCCCCGGAGCCGGCGTGGGCAGCGCTGCCTTCCGCTCTGGTGGCCGGGACAGAGCAGCCACCTCAGAGCACTATGACC AACAGGGAATCCCCATCATCCTGCCCAGCCTTCAAAGAGG TTCCAGGCCCTTGTGACCCAGAGGACTTGCTGGatggtgtgatttttggggccaaGTACCTGGGCTCCACGCAGCTGGCCTCGGAGAGGAACCCCCCGACCAGCGTCCGCATGGCGCAGGCACAGGAGGCCGTGGACAGGATCAAG GCACCCGAGGGGGAGTCCCAGCCCATGACGGAGGTGGATCTGTTTGTCTCCACACAGAGGATCAAGGTGCTCACTGCTGACACTCAG GAGGCCATGATGGACCACTCCCTGCAGACCATCTCCTACATTGCCGACATCGGCTCCCTCGTGGTGCTCATGGCGCGCCGGAAGCTGCCGCGGCGCTCGGAGGCGGCGGAGGAGAAGCGGCTCTACAAGATGATCTGCCACGTCTTCCACTCGCCTGAT GCCCAGGTGATCGCCCAGGCCATCGGGCAGGCGTTCGGCGTGGCCTACCAGCGCTTCCTGGAGGCCAACAGCATCGACCCCAGCGAGCTGAGCCCGCGGCAGTACAGCCGTGccctgcaggaccaggagcagCACAACACAGAGCTGACCCACTTCTCCCGGCAGGAGAACTGCAAGGAC GTGTGCATCCGGAAGCAGAAGGGGGAGATCTTGGGCATTGCCGTAGTGGAGTCGGGCTGGGGCTCCATCCTGCCCACCGTGGTCATCGCCAACCTGATGCACGGGGGCCCCGCGGAGCGCTCAGGCGAGCTGAGCATCGGGGACCGCCTCATGTCCGTCAACGGCACCAGCCTggtggggctgcccctgggcacCTGCCAGAGCATCATCCGG GAGCTGAAGCACCAGACTGAGGTGACACTGAACATTGTGCACTGTCCCCCTGTCACCACGGCTGTCATCCGACGCCCCGACTCCAAGTACCAGCTGGGCTTCTGTGTTGAGAACGGTGTG CCCTCTAACCCCCCAGATCTGCAGCCTGATGCGCGGGGGCATCGCGGAGCGGGGCGGCATCCGCGTGGGGCACCGCATCATCGAGATCAACGGGCAGAGCGTGGTGGCCACGCCGCACGACAAGATCATCCAGATCCTCACCGAGGCCGTCAGCGAG GTGCACATCAAGACCATGCCAGCCTCCACGTACCGTCTGCtgacagggcaggagcagcccctctTCCTCTGAGCCACCgtgcctggggcaggcaggacgagcccagggctgcaggggcaggactggctctgccttctgcctcagccctgcagcagaaccCTGAGCAGGGCCTAAGTCTGCACCTCTTTTGTTTTACTCAGGACACAGTGGGACACTGGGGGCTGATacccagcctgagcagcaccaAGGTCTGTGGTGCCACGCTTTGGGCACCTCTCCCACTCCAATTACCTCTCCCCAGCTCAGAGTGCCTGCACagtgcctgtcctgctgctgcacagggtCCCTCACCTTGGCCTTCTGCTTGTGGGAGGTGA
- the APBA3 gene encoding amyloid-beta A4 precursor protein-binding family A member 3 isoform X2 encodes MDTGTTMDFQAAALPTPGGGGDESAEPRAMDTEDGPDAPGRCGGGGRPEEPSRSAPQPGSGSGPEGPGPAAAPELAGGAGGRTELCRGSGRAMEAEEVPEAPQGSARWEPGASSASRGTGRPRSPSSADPAGMELDETPEPCARPAPGAEWAEDVEDEPSEIQGLLAQLETLDPNLRDCPSAPEQGSPSRSGSGARRGRGQCPGRCRPCPLHVATGRGLATRPCCPQHSGCHRPCHGLLFAEADREDLLSLLCYEGGLPEACAETPLAHSDVLAGTNLEMLQAREDPAAVEKPEGLGRPESSEEEPSGSWCYGEGLCEDDSACEAAREGSPEPAWAALPSALVAGTEQPPQSTMTNRESPSSCPAFKEVPGPCDPEDLLDGVIFGAKYLGSTQLASERNPPTSVRMAQAQEAVDRIKAPEGESQPMTEVDLFVSTQRIKVLTADTQEAMMDHSLQTISYIADIGSLVVLMARRKLPRRSEAAEEKRLYKMICHVFHSPDAQVIAQAIGQAFGVAYQRFLEANSIDPSELSPRQYSRALQDQEQHNTELTHFSRQENCKDVCIRKQKGEILGIAVVESGWGSILPTVVIANLMHGGPAERSGELSIGDRLMSVNGTSLVGLPLGTCQSIIRELKHQTEVTLNIVHCPPVTTAVIRRPDSKYQLGFCVENGVICSLMRGGIAERGGIRVGHRIIEINGQSVVATPHDKIIQILTEAVSEVHIKTMPASTYRLLTGQEQPLFL; translated from the exons ATGGATACCGGCACCACCATGGACTTCCAGGCGGCCGCGCTCCCTAcccccggcggcggcggtgaTGAGAGCGCGGAGCCGCGGGCCATGGACACGGAGGACGGACCGGACGCCCCTGGGCGCTGTGGAGGCGGCGGGCGGCCGGAGGAGCCCTCCCGTAGCGCCCCGCAGCCCGGCAGCGGCTCCGGGCCGGAGGGGCCGGGGCCCGCCGCAGCCCCGGAGCtggcggggggcgcgggcggACGGACCGAGCTGTGCCGGGGCTCGGGAAGGGCGATGGAAGCGGAGGAGGTGCCCGAGGCGCCGCAGGGCTCTGCCCGCTGGGAGCCCGGTGCCAGCAGCGCCTCTCGGGGCACGGGGCGCCCCCGGAGCCCCAGCAGCGCCGACCCCGCGGGCATGGAGCTGGATGAGACCCCCGAGCCCTGCGCCCGCCCCGCACCGGGGGCCGAGTGGGCCGAGGATGTGGAGGACGAACCCTCGGAGATCCAAGGGCTCCTGGCTCAGCTTGAGACCCTCGACCCCAACCTCCGTGACTGCCCGTCcgccccagagcagggctcgCCATCCCGCTCGGGCTCCGgtgcccggcggggccgcgggcagtGCCCGGGCCGGTGCCGGCCGTGCCCGCTGCACGTGGCCACGGGCCGGGGCCTGGCGACGCGTCCGTGCTGCCCGCAGCACTCCGGCTGCCACCGGCCCTGCCACGGGCTGCTCTTCGCCGAGGCTGACCGGGAGGACTTGCTGAGCCTCCTGTGCTACGAGGGGGGACTGCCCGAGGCTTGTGCCGAGACCCCCTTGGCCCACTCCGATGTCCTGGCTGGGACCAacctggagatgctgcaggcTCGGGAGGACCCAGCCGCTGTGGAGAAGCCTGAAGGGCTGGGGAGGCCAGAGAGCTCAGAGGAAGAACCTTCTGGCAGCTGGTGTTACGGAGAGGGGCTTTGCGAGGACGATTCTGCCTGCGAGGCTGCTCGGGAAGGTTCCCCGGAGCCGGCGTGGGCAGCGCTGCCTTCCGCTCTGGTGGCCGGGACAGAGCAGCCACCTCAGAGCACTATGACC AACAGGGAATCCCCATCATCCTGCCCAGCCTTCAAAGAGG TTCCAGGCCCTTGTGACCCAGAGGACTTGCTGGatggtgtgatttttggggccaaGTACCTGGGCTCCACGCAGCTGGCCTCGGAGAGGAACCCCCCGACCAGCGTCCGCATGGCGCAGGCACAGGAGGCCGTGGACAGGATCAAG GCACCCGAGGGGGAGTCCCAGCCCATGACGGAGGTGGATCTGTTTGTCTCCACACAGAGGATCAAGGTGCTCACTGCTGACACTCAG GAGGCCATGATGGACCACTCCCTGCAGACCATCTCCTACATTGCCGACATCGGCTCCCTCGTGGTGCTCATGGCGCGCCGGAAGCTGCCGCGGCGCTCGGAGGCGGCGGAGGAGAAGCGGCTCTACAAGATGATCTGCCACGTCTTCCACTCGCCTGAT GCCCAGGTGATCGCCCAGGCCATCGGGCAGGCGTTCGGCGTGGCCTACCAGCGCTTCCTGGAGGCCAACAGCATCGACCCCAGCGAGCTGAGCCCGCGGCAGTACAGCCGTGccctgcaggaccaggagcagCACAACACAGAGCTGACCCACTTCTCCCGGCAGGAGAACTGCAAGGAC GTGTGCATCCGGAAGCAGAAGGGGGAGATCTTGGGCATTGCCGTAGTGGAGTCGGGCTGGGGCTCCATCCTGCCCACCGTGGTCATCGCCAACCTGATGCACGGGGGCCCCGCGGAGCGCTCAGGCGAGCTGAGCATCGGGGACCGCCTCATGTCCGTCAACGGCACCAGCCTggtggggctgcccctgggcacCTGCCAGAGCATCATCCGG GAGCTGAAGCACCAGACTGAGGTGACACTGAACATTGTGCACTGTCCCCCTGTCACCACGGCTGTCATCCGACGCCCCGACTCCAAGTACCAGCTGGGCTTCTGTGTTGAGAACGGTGTG ATCTGCAGCCTGATGCGCGGGGGCATCGCGGAGCGGGGCGGCATCCGCGTGGGGCACCGCATCATCGAGATCAACGGGCAGAGCGTGGTGGCCACGCCGCACGACAAGATCATCCAGATCCTCACCGAGGCCGTCAGCGAG GTGCACATCAAGACCATGCCAGCCTCCACGTACCGTCTGCtgacagggcaggagcagcccctctTCCTCTGA